A DNA window from Sphingopyxis macrogoltabida contains the following coding sequences:
- the mreC gene encoding rod shape-determining protein MreC — protein sequence MARPAHRRPGQSRKAQYSLFAAYVIAVTGAVAGLLLAILSVVDPVGFAALRVASQEVTAPIARVTRSVTGSISGIDDSVGAYVAAGSQNRRLRKELAETRRKLVATSSLQEENRQLKGLLQLQQTDKAALAHGYLLTSTSTSSKRLALLSIGRNLGVAAGQPVRGADGLIGRVLSAGPSVSQVLLLTDVDNVVPVRRASDGLPALATGRGNGDLDVRTLNIANNPFKPGDILVTSGTGGLYPPNIPVAIVVRRQDDGALARPLADPGKVDAVAVLRPYTPDNIEAQAAPAPPPAAAP from the coding sequence ATGGCTCGCCCGGCACATCGACGTCCGGGGCAATCCCGAAAGGCCCAGTACAGCCTGTTCGCTGCCTATGTCATCGCGGTGACCGGGGCGGTGGCGGGACTGTTGCTCGCGATCCTTTCGGTTGTTGATCCCGTCGGCTTCGCCGCGCTACGCGTGGCGAGCCAGGAAGTCACCGCGCCCATCGCGCGCGTGACGCGATCGGTGACGGGCTCGATTTCGGGGATCGACGACAGCGTCGGCGCCTATGTCGCGGCAGGCTCGCAGAACCGGCGGCTGCGCAAGGAACTCGCCGAAACGCGCCGCAAGCTGGTCGCGACGAGTTCGCTGCAGGAAGAGAACCGCCAGCTCAAGGGCCTGTTGCAATTGCAGCAGACCGACAAGGCGGCGCTCGCGCACGGCTATCTGCTCACTTCGACCTCGACGAGCAGCAAGCGCCTCGCGCTGCTCAGCATCGGCCGCAACCTCGGCGTCGCCGCTGGACAGCCGGTGCGCGGGGCCGACGGGCTGATCGGCCGGGTGCTCAGCGCAGGCCCTTCGGTCTCGCAGGTGCTGCTGCTCACCGACGTCGACAATGTCGTACCCGTCCGCCGCGCCAGCGACGGCCTGCCCGCGCTCGCCACCGGCCGCGGCAACGGCGACCTCGATGTGCGGACGCTCAACATCGCCAACAACCCGTTCAAGCCGGGCGACATCCTCGTCACCTCGGGCACCGGCGGCCTCTATCCGCCGAATATCCCCGTCGCGATCGTCGTGCGCCGGCAGGACGACGGCGCGCTGGCGCGCCCGCTCGCCGACCCCGGCAAGGTCGATGCGGTCGCGGTGCTGCGCCCCTACACGCCCGACAATATCGAGGCGCAGGCCGCACCGGCACCGCCGCCTGCCGCGGCGCCATGA
- a CDS encoding rod shape-determining protein yields the protein MSFFSRWLKFNSQDMAIDLGTANTVVYVRGKGIVLNEPSVVAVETLNGIKRVKAVGDDAKLMMGKTPDSIEAIRPLRDGVIADIDVAEQMIKHFITKVHGGKPNAFRSPEIVICVPSGSTSVERRAIRDAASNAGASEVWLIEEPMAAAIGADMPVTEPIGSMVVDIGGGTTEVAVLSLRGLAYTTSVRAGGDKMDEAIVSYVRRHHNLLIGEATAERIKKDFGIARIPADGVGMTIHIKGRDLVNGVPKEISINQAQIAEALSEPIGTIVEGVRIALENTAPELAADIVDQGIVLTGGGALISELDELLRDATGLPVTVAEDPLTCVAIGTGRAMEDPAFRGVLQQA from the coding sequence ATGTCCTTCTTTTCTCGCTGGCTTAAATTCAACTCCCAAGACATGGCGATCGACCTCGGCACCGCGAACACCGTCGTGTACGTGCGTGGCAAAGGTATCGTGCTGAACGAACCTTCGGTCGTCGCGGTCGAGACGCTGAACGGGATCAAGCGGGTGAAGGCGGTCGGCGACGACGCGAAGCTGATGATGGGCAAGACCCCCGACAGCATCGAGGCGATCCGCCCGCTGCGCGACGGCGTCATCGCCGACATCGACGTCGCCGAACAGATGATCAAGCACTTCATAACCAAGGTGCACGGCGGCAAGCCGAACGCGTTCCGCAGCCCCGAAATCGTGATCTGCGTCCCCTCGGGCTCGACCAGCGTCGAACGCCGCGCCATCCGCGACGCCGCGTCGAACGCCGGTGCCAGCGAAGTGTGGCTGATCGAGGAGCCGATGGCCGCCGCGATCGGCGCCGACATGCCGGTGACCGAACCGATCGGCTCGATGGTCGTCGACATCGGCGGCGGCACCACCGAAGTCGCGGTGCTCTCGCTCCGCGGCCTCGCCTACACCACTTCGGTCCGCGCCGGCGGCGACAAGATGGACGAAGCGATCGTCTCCTACGTCCGCCGCCACCACAACCTTTTGATCGGCGAAGCGACGGCCGAGCGGATCAAGAAGGATTTCGGCATCGCCCGCATCCCCGCCGACGGCGTCGGCATGACGATTCACATCAAGGGGCGCGATCTCGTCAACGGCGTTCCCAAGGAAATCTCGATCAACCAGGCGCAGATCGCCGAAGCGCTGTCCGAACCGATCGGCACGATCGTCGAGGGCGTTCGCATCGCGCTCGAAAACACCGCGCCCGAACTGGCGGCCGATATCGTCGACCAAGGCATCGTCCTGACCGGCGGCGGCGCGCTGATCAGCGAGCTCGACGAATTGCTGCGCGACGCGACCGGCCTGCCCGTCACCGTCGCCGAGGATCCGCTGACCTGCGTCGCGATCGGCACCGGCCGCGCGATGGAAGATCCCGCCTTCCGCGGCGTGCTCCAGCAAGCCTGA
- the mutL gene encoding DNA mismatch repair endonuclease MutL, translated as MSIRRLPEKLVNRIAAGEVVERPAAALKELVENAIDAGATRISVRIAEGGILRLEVEDDGCGMTAADMALALERHATSKLPDDAIEDVTTLGFRGEALPSIASVARLTLESRVVGGDGWKRIVDNGAVVAEGPAALGKGTRVLVEDLFARVPARRKFLRSGRSEYAACLDVIRRLAMARPDVGFTVEHDGRRVLDVQSGQDRLARVAALTQRELAANSIGVDLDRGEVHLGGVISLPTYNRGIADHQYLFVNGRPVKDRLLVGALRGAYADLLARDRHPVVALFLDVPTSEVDVNVHPAKTEVRFRDPQLIRGMIVGGLRRALDEHGFRSVQRPAEAAAAVWQQEPVAPAPTLFAAHLPHPHAPATHLFGADGDTATMALLRDRVVDFAPPPGALSPEALPMGRAEAATAPAPQAAEHPLGIARGQIARTYIVAEAEDGLVIVDQHAAHERLVLEQLRRGMSGQRVPSQGLLLPEVVELDEPACDRVEAATAELAALGVEVERFGPAAVMVRATPAMLGAVDCQKLVTDIADDLAGYDAALGLNEKLELVAATMACHGSVRAGRTLNVAEMNALLRQMEITPHSGQCNHGRPTWVKLAMDDVEKLFGRK; from the coding sequence ATGTCAATACGCCGCCTGCCGGAAAAGCTAGTAAATCGGATCGCAGCCGGTGAAGTGGTCGAAAGACCCGCCGCGGCGCTCAAGGAACTGGTTGAAAACGCCATCGACGCCGGCGCGACTCGCATTTCGGTGCGAATCGCCGAGGGCGGAATATTACGCCTTGAAGTCGAGGATGACGGGTGCGGCATGACCGCCGCCGACATGGCGCTGGCGCTCGAACGCCATGCGACGTCGAAGCTGCCCGACGATGCGATCGAGGATGTCACGACATTGGGCTTTCGCGGCGAGGCGTTGCCGTCGATCGCCAGCGTCGCGCGGCTGACGCTCGAAAGCCGCGTCGTCGGCGGCGACGGTTGGAAGCGCATCGTCGACAATGGCGCGGTGGTGGCCGAGGGGCCGGCCGCGCTGGGCAAGGGCACGCGCGTCCTCGTCGAGGACCTGTTCGCCCGCGTTCCGGCACGGCGCAAGTTCCTGCGCAGCGGACGGAGCGAATATGCGGCGTGCCTCGATGTCATCCGGCGGCTGGCGATGGCGCGGCCTGATGTGGGCTTCACCGTCGAGCACGACGGGCGCCGCGTGCTGGACGTGCAGAGCGGGCAGGACCGGCTGGCGCGCGTCGCGGCGCTGACCCAGCGCGAACTGGCGGCGAACAGCATCGGCGTCGATTTGGATCGCGGCGAGGTCCATCTCGGCGGGGTGATCAGCCTGCCGACCTACAATCGCGGCATCGCCGATCACCAATATCTGTTCGTCAACGGCCGGCCGGTGAAGGACCGGCTGCTCGTCGGGGCGCTGCGCGGCGCCTATGCCGACCTGCTCGCGCGCGACCGCCATCCCGTCGTCGCATTGTTCCTCGACGTGCCGACGAGCGAGGTCGACGTGAACGTCCACCCCGCCAAGACCGAAGTGCGCTTTCGCGATCCCCAGCTCATCCGCGGGATGATCGTCGGCGGGCTTCGCCGCGCGCTCGACGAGCATGGCTTTCGCAGTGTCCAGCGGCCCGCCGAAGCGGCGGCGGCAGTCTGGCAGCAGGAGCCGGTGGCGCCGGCCCCGACATTGTTCGCGGCGCACCTGCCGCATCCGCACGCGCCCGCGACGCATCTGTTCGGTGCCGACGGCGACACCGCGACCATGGCGTTGTTGCGCGACCGGGTCGTCGATTTTGCGCCGCCGCCGGGCGCGCTATCGCCAGAAGCCCTGCCAATGGGGCGCGCCGAAGCTGCAACCGCGCCGGCGCCGCAGGCCGCCGAGCATCCGCTCGGCATCGCGCGCGGCCAGATCGCGCGCACCTATATCGTCGCCGAGGCGGAGGACGGGCTCGTTATCGTCGACCAGCATGCGGCGCACGAACGGCTGGTGCTCGAGCAATTGCGCCGCGGAATGAGCGGACAGCGCGTGCCCTCGCAGGGGCTGCTGCTGCCCGAGGTCGTCGAACTCGACGAACCGGCGTGCGACCGGGTCGAGGCGGCGACGGCCGAACTCGCTGCGCTGGGCGTCGAGGTTGAACGCTTCGGCCCCGCGGCCGTCATGGTCCGCGCAACCCCGGCGATGCTCGGCGCGGTCGATTGCCAGAAGCTGGTCACCGACATTGCCGACGATCTCGCGGGCTATGACGCGGCGCTTGGCCTCAATGAAAAGCTCGAACTCGTCGCCGCCACGATGGCGTGCCACGGATCGGTGCGCGCCGGCCGCACGCTCAACGTCGCCGAGATGAATGCGCTGCTCCGCCAGATGGAAATCACCCCGCATTCGGGCCAGTGCAACCATGGCCGTCCGACTTGGGTAAAGCTGGCGATGGACGATGTGGAGAAGCTGTTCGGGCGCAAGTAA
- a CDS encoding alkaline phosphatase D family protein — MVSRRHFLASATLAGLAAPAILRAEGGLFREFPFSLGVAAGDPVSDGFVIWTRLAPEPMAPHGGMPLAPVPVDWEVANDSGFREIVAKGTELARPELGHSVHVEVAGLQPDRPYYYRFTAGGERSLRGRARTLPRVGAPVEALKFGVCGCQHFESGFFGAYRHLAREDLAFVYHYGDFIYEYSQDYLFSDGLPSRPVRTHAFRNLVDLGDYRLAYAQQLGDMDLQAARCTHAFLSSFDDHEIRNDWVSDIDNWKLGLDTNDPDAPPPDVFMLKKQAAMQAWYEHMPVRRALLPRGGMVALNRELRYGDLMAMQLLDTRQYRSDQPCDDGFKPACPGVYDKNAAVLGKAQEDWLNRNLGAGGATWNALAQQVTMMSLDRRRDPAEPAKILNLDSWAGYEAPRERMLARMGGLKNVVVLTGDEHQNFCGDLIHRDRVVGGEFVGTSISSGGDGSDKRKGSDEWLALNPELKFANDQRGYMVCEVGRAAWQTHFMVVDKVTTPVNTLSKRATAVVENGLAGITMA, encoded by the coding sequence ATGGTCAGCCGCCGCCACTTCCTTGCCTCTGCGACGCTCGCGGGGCTTGCCGCTCCCGCGATCCTCCGTGCCGAGGGCGGCCTGTTCCGCGAGTTCCCGTTCAGCCTCGGCGTCGCGGCGGGCGATCCGGTGAGCGACGGTTTCGTCATCTGGACCCGCCTCGCGCCCGAACCGATGGCGCCGCACGGCGGCATGCCGCTCGCGCCGGTGCCCGTCGACTGGGAGGTTGCGAACGATAGCGGCTTTCGCGAGATCGTCGCGAAGGGCACCGAACTGGCGCGGCCCGAACTCGGTCACAGCGTCCATGTCGAGGTCGCCGGACTGCAGCCCGACAGGCCCTATTATTACCGCTTCACCGCCGGCGGCGAACGCAGCCTGCGCGGCCGTGCGCGTACCCTGCCGCGTGTCGGCGCACCCGTCGAGGCGCTGAAGTTCGGCGTCTGCGGTTGCCAGCATTTCGAAAGCGGATTTTTCGGCGCCTATCGCCACCTTGCGCGCGAAGATCTCGCCTTCGTCTATCATTATGGCGACTTCATCTACGAATATAGCCAGGACTATCTGTTCAGCGACGGCCTGCCGAGCCGTCCGGTGCGCACGCATGCGTTCCGTAATCTCGTCGACCTCGGCGACTACCGGCTCGCCTATGCGCAGCAGCTCGGCGACATGGACCTGCAGGCGGCGCGCTGCACCCATGCCTTCCTGTCGAGTTTCGACGATCATGAAATCCGCAACGACTGGGTTTCGGACATCGACAACTGGAAGCTCGGCCTCGACACCAACGATCCCGACGCACCGCCGCCCGACGTCTTCATGCTGAAGAAGCAGGCGGCGATGCAGGCGTGGTACGAACATATGCCGGTGCGCCGCGCGCTGTTGCCGCGCGGCGGCATGGTCGCGCTGAACCGCGAGCTTCGTTACGGCGACCTGATGGCGATGCAACTGCTCGACACGCGGCAATATCGCAGCGACCAGCCGTGCGACGACGGGTTCAAACCCGCCTGCCCCGGCGTCTATGACAAAAATGCCGCGGTGCTCGGCAAGGCACAGGAAGACTGGCTGAACCGCAACCTCGGCGCGGGCGGCGCGACGTGGAATGCGCTGGCGCAGCAGGTGACGATGATGTCGCTCGACCGCCGCCGCGATCCGGCCGAACCCGCGAAAATCCTGAACCTCGATAGCTGGGCGGGTTACGAAGCGCCGCGCGAGCGGATGCTGGCGCGCATGGGCGGGCTAAAGAATGTCGTCGTGCTGACCGGCGACGAGCATCAGAATTTCTGCGGTGACCTGATCCACAGGGACCGGGTCGTCGGCGGCGAATTCGTCGGCACCTCGATTTCGAGCGGCGGCGACGGCAGCGACAAGCGCAAGGGCAGCGACGAATGGCTCGCGCTCAACCCCGAACTCAAATTCGCCAACGACCAGCGCGGCTATATGGTCTGCGAGGTCGGCCGCGCGGCCTGGCAGACGCACTTCATGGTCGTCGACAAGGTGACGACCCCGGTCAACACGCTGTCGAAGCGCGCGACGGCAGTGGTCGAGAATGGCCTCGCCGGGATCACGATGGCGTGA
- a CDS encoding copper resistance protein B: MSLLALLLLAAQHQHHEMPAPEPAAPACSPEHAAMGHCTLPEPKAPPPPPPPPTPSCTPEHAAMGHCTMPEPAPPPPACTAEHAAMGHCTLPETPPTPGAGNAPPPPAPRVGAADAIFGADAMAAARARLYAEHGGSTISQVMVDMAEARIGKGGDSYVWDAEARFGGDIDKLAIKSEGEGDFGGRLEDAEVQALWSHAVGPYFDVQAGVRQDFGPGPSPTHAVLGFEGLAPYWFDVEGALFLSDKGDVTARLEGSYDQRITQRLIVQPMAEVEAAFQDVAERGIGGGFSNVELGVRLRYEIAREFAPYVGFAWERKLGKTARLARAAGDNVSRPAFVAGIRFWF, from the coding sequence ATGAGCCTGCTCGCCCTGCTCCTCCTTGCCGCGCAGCACCAGCATCACGAGATGCCGGCGCCCGAACCTGCCGCGCCCGCCTGTTCGCCCGAGCACGCCGCGATGGGGCATTGCACCCTGCCCGAGCCCAAGGCGCCGCCGCCACCGCCCCCGCCGCCAACGCCTTCCTGCACGCCCGAACATGCGGCGATGGGGCATTGTACGATGCCGGAGCCTGCGCCGCCCCCGCCCGCCTGCACCGCGGAACATGCTGCGATGGGTCATTGCACGCTCCCCGAAACACCCCCCACCCCCGGCGCGGGTAACGCCCCTCCCCCGCCCGCGCCGCGCGTCGGCGCCGCAGATGCAATCTTCGGCGCCGACGCCATGGCGGCCGCGCGCGCGCGGCTTTATGCCGAACATGGCGGCAGCACGATTTCGCAGGTCATGGTCGACATGGCCGAAGCGCGCATCGGCAAGGGCGGCGACAGCTATGTCTGGGATGCCGAAGCGCGCTTCGGCGGCGATATCGACAAGCTGGCGATCAAATCCGAAGGCGAAGGCGATTTCGGCGGCCGGCTGGAAGACGCCGAGGTTCAGGCGCTGTGGAGCCATGCGGTCGGGCCCTATTTCGATGTGCAGGCCGGGGTGCGGCAGGATTTCGGCCCGGGCCCGTCGCCGACGCACGCCGTGCTCGGCTTCGAAGGCCTCGCACCCTATTGGTTCGACGTCGAAGGCGCGCTGTTCCTGTCCGACAAGGGCGACGTCACCGCGCGCCTTGAGGGCAGCTATGACCAGCGCATCACCCAGCGGCTGATCGTGCAACCGATGGCCGAAGTCGAGGCGGCGTTTCAGGATGTCGCCGAGCGCGGCATCGGCGGCGGCTTTTCGAACGTCGAGCTCGGCGTCCGGCTGCGCTACGAAATCGCCCGCGAATTCGCACCCTATGTCGGCTTCGCGTGGGAGCGCAAGCTCGGCAAGACGGCGCGGCTGGCGCGCGCGGCAGGCGACAACGTATCGCGCCCGGCGTTTGTTGCGGGCATTCGTTTCTGGTTCTGA
- a CDS encoding copper resistance system multicopper oxidase, producing the protein MSVVIDRRSLLAAGGAAALVPWLPAWAQPISSGLPTVGGSDIHLKIAHRMLTVDGKTSHAIGINGTIPGPLVRLKEGTDARIHVTNALPDEDSSIHWHGLILPFHMDGVPGISFPGIAPGATFTYEFPVKQSGTYWYHSHSGLQEQMGHYGPLVIDPAGTDPVAYDREHVIVLSDHSPLHPHVIFKKLKQMGGYFNHQKQTLAGLLAGKDQPLKDRMAWGAMRMDPTDISDVTGAAYTYLVNGLGPDDNWTGLFRPGERVRLRIINASAMTTFNVRIPGLKMEVVQADGLNVRPVEVGEFQIAVAETYDVVVTPGDGAYSLIAESSDRSGMARATLAPRAGMTAPVPPLRQRPLATMQDMGMGGMDHGAMGHGGETMKHSMRDMSLAPAVKDTPTVQSISPMPVDRTGDPGQGLDGEPDVLTYRDLVALDRNPDTRTPSRQLQIHLTGNMERYMWAFDGVKMNEVKAPIPFTEGERVRVTLVNDTMMTHPIHLHGHFFELVTGKGDHAPRKHTVNVQPGGKVTFDLTADAPGDWAFHCHLLYHMHAGMMQVVTVRPAGEAA; encoded by the coding sequence GTGAGCGTGGTTATCGACCGGCGGTCGCTCCTCGCCGCGGGCGGCGCCGCGGCGCTCGTGCCGTGGCTTCCCGCCTGGGCGCAGCCGATATCGTCGGGCCTCCCGACCGTCGGCGGCAGCGACATCCACCTCAAGATCGCGCACCGCATGCTGACCGTCGACGGCAAGACGAGCCATGCGATCGGGATCAACGGCACGATTCCCGGCCCGCTCGTGCGGCTGAAGGAAGGCACGGATGCGCGCATCCACGTCACCAACGCGCTGCCCGATGAAGACAGCTCGATCCACTGGCACGGGCTGATCCTGCCCTTTCACATGGACGGCGTCCCCGGCATCAGCTTCCCCGGCATCGCACCGGGCGCGACCTTCACTTACGAATTCCCGGTCAAACAGTCGGGCACCTATTGGTACCACAGCCATTCGGGGTTGCAGGAACAGATGGGCCATTACGGCCCGCTGGTCATCGATCCCGCAGGTACCGACCCGGTCGCTTACGACCGCGAGCATGTAATCGTCCTGTCGGATCACAGCCCGCTTCATCCGCACGTCATCTTCAAGAAGCTCAAGCAGATGGGCGGTTATTTCAACCATCAAAAGCAGACGCTGGCCGGGCTGCTCGCGGGCAAGGACCAGCCGCTGAAGGACCGCATGGCGTGGGGTGCGATGCGGATGGACCCGACCGACATCAGCGATGTCACCGGCGCCGCCTACACCTATCTGGTCAACGGCCTCGGCCCCGATGACAACTGGACCGGACTGTTCCGGCCCGGCGAGCGCGTGCGGCTGCGGATCATCAACGCCTCGGCGATGACGACCTTCAACGTCCGTATCCCGGGGCTGAAGATGGAGGTCGTGCAGGCCGACGGGCTCAATGTACGGCCGGTCGAGGTCGGCGAGTTCCAGATCGCGGTCGCCGAAACCTATGACGTCGTCGTCACGCCGGGCGACGGGGCGTATTCGCTGATCGCCGAAAGCTCCGACCGCTCGGGCATGGCGCGCGCGACCTTGGCACCGCGCGCCGGGATGACTGCGCCGGTTCCGCCGCTGCGCCAGCGCCCGCTCGCGACGATGCAGGACATGGGGATGGGCGGCATGGATCATGGCGCGATGGGCCATGGCGGGGAAACCATGAAGCACAGCATGCGCGATATGAGCCTTGCCCCCGCGGTCAAGGACACCCCGACCGTGCAGAGCATCTCGCCGATGCCCGTCGACCGCACCGGCGATCCCGGACAGGGCCTGGACGGCGAACCCGACGTGCTCACCTATCGCGACCTCGTCGCGCTCGACCGCAATCCCGACACGCGCACGCCGTCGCGGCAGCTGCAGATTCACCTCACCGGCAATATGGAGCGCTATATGTGGGCGTTCGACGGGGTGAAGATGAACGAGGTCAAGGCGCCGATCCCCTTTACCGAGGGCGAACGCGTCCGCGTGACATTGGTCAACGACACGATGATGACGCATCCCATCCACCTGCACGGTCATTTCTTCGAACTGGTGACCGGCAAGGGCGACCATGCGCCGCGCAAACATACCGTCAACGTCCAGCCGGGCGGCAAGGTGACGTTCGACCTCACCGCCGATGCGCCGGGCGACTGGGCATTCCACTGTCACCTGCTCTACCACATGCACGCCGGGATGATGCAGGTGGTGACGGTCCGGCCGGCGGGGGAAGCGGCATGA
- a CDS encoding MauE/DoxX family redox-associated membrane protein, with translation MTKQATLYRMVMPGHICPYGLKSKHLLESGGFAVDDRWLTTREETDAFKAEHGVRTTPQTFIDGARIGGHDDLRRHFGLKVADPDATSYTPVIALFAMTALMASAASFAVEGHVLTIRAAEWFISFSMVVLALLKLQDVDRFATMFLNYDLLARRWVPYASIYPFAEGLAGVLMTAHALPWLSIPVALFIGGIGAVSVFKAVYIDKRDIKCACVGGSSKVPLGFVSLTENVMMIAMALWMLGRMM, from the coding sequence ATGACGAAACAGGCAACACTCTATCGCATGGTCATGCCCGGCCATATCTGCCCCTATGGCTTGAAGTCGAAACACCTCCTCGAAAGCGGCGGTTTCGCGGTCGACGACCGCTGGCTGACCACCCGCGAAGAGACCGACGCGTTCAAGGCCGAGCATGGCGTCAGGACGACGCCGCAGACCTTCATCGACGGGGCGCGCATCGGCGGCCACGACGATTTGCGCCGCCATTTCGGGCTGAAGGTCGCCGACCCCGACGCCACCAGCTACACGCCCGTGATCGCATTGTTCGCGATGACCGCACTGATGGCGTCCGCCGCGAGCTTCGCGGTCGAGGGACATGTCCTGACCATCCGCGCCGCCGAATGGTTTATCTCGTTCAGCATGGTCGTGCTCGCGCTGCTCAAGCTGCAGGACGTCGACAGGTTCGCAACGATGTTCCTCAATTACGACCTGCTCGCGCGGCGCTGGGTGCCCTATGCGAGCATCTATCCCTTTGCCGAAGGTCTTGCCGGCGTGCTGATGACCGCGCATGCGCTGCCCTGGCTGTCGATCCCGGTCGCGCTGTTCATCGGCGGCATCGGCGCCGTATCGGTGTTCAAGGCGGTCTATATCGACAAGCGCGACATCAAATGCGCGTGCGTCGGCGGCAGCAGCAAGGTGCCGCTGGGTTTCGTGTCGCTGACCGAGAATGTGATGATGATCGCGATGGCGCTGTGGATGCTCGGGAGGATGATGTGA
- a CDS encoding MerR family transcriptional regulator yields the protein MQFTIGKLAQAGDVGVETVRYYQRRGLLDTPARSGGDGWGGGVRRYGDDDLRRLKFIRAAQASGFTLDEISELLALEASDDRARVRSLARQRIDALDAKIAQMTETRAALARLADQCAASEKGPCPILAAFEP from the coding sequence ATGCAATTTACGATCGGCAAATTGGCGCAGGCCGGCGATGTCGGCGTCGAGACCGTCCGCTATTACCAGCGCCGCGGCCTGCTCGACACGCCGGCGCGCAGCGGCGGCGACGGCTGGGGCGGCGGGGTTCGCCGTTATGGCGACGACGACCTGCGCCGCCTGAAATTCATTCGCGCGGCGCAGGCGTCGGGATTCACGCTCGACGAGATTTCCGAACTGCTGGCGCTCGAAGCGAGCGACGATCGCGCCCGCGTGCGCAGCCTCGCGCGCCAGCGGATCGACGCGCTCGACGCCAAGATCGCCCAGATGACCGAAACCCGCGCCGCGCTCGCGCGCCTCGCCGACCAATGTGCGGCGAGCGAGAAGGGGCCGTGCCCGATCCTGGCGGCGTTCGAGCCGTGA
- the ychF gene encoding redox-regulated ATPase YchF — protein MGFKCGIVGLPNVGKSTLFNALTETAAAQAANYPFCTIEPNIGNVAVPDARLEKLAAIASSKKIIATQLAFVDIAGLVRGASKGEGLGNQFLGNIREVDAIVHVLRCFEDDDIQHVENKVDPVADAETVETELLLADLESLEKRVPAFAKKAAQGDKEAKIAASVLGQALDLLREGKPARLVEPKDVEEARVLRTAQLLTSKPVLYVCNVDEGSAANGNAFSEKVFAKAASEGAQAVVVSAAIESELVTMDMADRMEFLSEMGLSETGLARVIRAGYELLHLITFFTVGPQEARAWTVHTGATAPEAAGEIHSDFQKGFIRAETIAYDDYVTLGGEARAREAGKLRAEGKAYVVHDGDVMHFLHS, from the coding sequence ATGGGTTTCAAATGCGGGATCGTCGGGCTGCCCAATGTCGGCAAGTCCACCCTGTTCAACGCGCTGACCGAAACGGCGGCGGCGCAGGCTGCCAACTATCCTTTCTGCACGATCGAACCGAATATCGGCAATGTCGCAGTGCCCGACGCGCGCCTCGAAAAACTGGCGGCGATCGCGAGCAGCAAGAAGATCATCGCGACGCAGCTTGCCTTTGTCGACATCGCCGGGCTCGTCCGCGGCGCGTCGAAGGGCGAAGGGCTCGGCAACCAGTTCCTCGGCAACATCCGCGAGGTCGATGCGATCGTCCATGTGCTGCGCTGTTTCGAGGATGACGACATCCAGCATGTCGAGAACAAGGTCGACCCGGTCGCCGACGCCGAGACGGTCGAGACCGAGCTGTTGCTCGCCGACCTCGAAAGCCTCGAGAAGCGCGTTCCCGCCTTCGCCAAAAAGGCGGCGCAGGGCGACAAGGAAGCGAAGATCGCCGCCTCGGTGCTCGGTCAGGCGCTCGACCTGCTCCGCGAGGGCAAGCCCGCGCGGCTCGTCGAACCGAAGGATGTCGAGGAAGCCCGCGTCCTGCGCACCGCGCAACTGCTGACCTCGAAGCCCGTCCTCTATGTCTGCAACGTCGACGAGGGCAGCGCCGCGAACGGCAACGCCTTTTCGGAGAAGGTGTTCGCCAAGGCGGCAAGCGAGGGTGCGCAGGCCGTCGTCGTTTCAGCCGCGATCGAAAGCGAGCTGGTGACGATGGACATGGCCGACCGGATGGAATTCCTTTCCGAAATGGGGCTCAGCGAAACCGGTCTCGCCCGCGTCATCCGCGCCGGCTACGAACTGCTCCACCTGATCACCTTCTTCACCGTCGGCCCGCAGGAAGCGCGCGCGTGGACCGTCCACACCGGCGCCACCGCGCCCGAGGCGGCGGGCGAAATCCACAGCGATTTCCAGAAGGGCTTCATCCGCGCCGAGACGATCGCCTATGACGATTATGTCACGCTGGGCGGCGAAGCGCGGGCACGTGAGGCGGGCAAGCTACGCGCCGAGGGCAAGGCCTATGTCGTCCACGACGGCGACGTGATGCACTTCCTGCATAGTTGA